Proteins encoded by one window of Emticicia oligotrophica DSM 17448:
- the fusA gene encoding elongation factor G: MARDLKFTRNIGIAAHIDAGKTTTTERILYYAGVSHKIGEVHDGAATMDWMEQEQERGITITSAATTVNWGYRGDNYHINIIDTPGHVDFTVEVNRSLRVLDGLVFLFSAVDGVEPQSETNWRLANNYNVARLGFVNKMDRSGADFLNVCKQVKEMLGSYAVPLQLPIGSEDQFKGVVDLINFRGMIWNEHDKGMTYEVVPIPEDMMEEATEYREKLLEAVAEFDESLMEKYFEDPESITEDEILAALREATIAMKIVPMLCGSSFKNKGVQTMLDLVMALLPSPLDKKAIVGTNPDTGAEVTRRPSVEDPFAALAFKIATDPYVGRLCFIRAYSGVLESGSYILNNRSGNKERISRIFQMHANKQNAIERLEAGDIGAVVGFKDIKTGDSLSDEKNPIVLESMVFPDPVIGYAIEPKKTADQDNFSKAITKLIEEDPTLQVESNEETGQTIIRGMGELHLEIIIDRMRREFKVEVNQGAPQVAYKETLTKGFEHREVYKKQSGGRGKFADIVFEISPREDGKAGLEFVNEIVGGAIPREFIPAVQKGFEQAMSNGPLAGFPVDSMKVRLFHGSYHDVDSDSLSFEMAARMGFKEAARQAGPKILEPIMAVEVITPDEYTGPITGDLNRRRGMMKGMDTKAGSQVIKADVPLSELFGYVTDLRTMSSGRATANLTFSHYEIVPQNIADGIVKKNA; encoded by the coding sequence ATGGCACGCGATTTAAAATTCACAAGAAATATCGGTATTGCTGCCCACATCGACGCAGGTAAAACGACTACTACTGAACGTATTCTTTACTATGCGGGTGTTAGCCACAAAATCGGTGAGGTACACGATGGTGCAGCGACGATGGACTGGATGGAGCAAGAACAAGAAAGAGGTATCACTATCACTTCGGCAGCTACAACTGTAAACTGGGGCTACCGTGGAGATAACTATCACATCAACATCATTGATACTCCAGGTCACGTTGACTTTACTGTAGAGGTAAACCGCTCATTACGTGTATTAGATGGTCTTGTATTTTTATTTAGTGCGGTTGATGGTGTTGAACCACAATCAGAAACTAACTGGCGTTTAGCAAATAACTATAACGTTGCTCGTTTGGGTTTCGTTAACAAAATGGACCGCTCTGGTGCTGATTTCTTGAACGTGTGTAAGCAAGTAAAAGAAATGTTAGGTAGCTACGCTGTGCCATTGCAATTACCTATCGGTTCAGAAGATCAATTCAAAGGCGTAGTTGACTTAATCAACTTCCGTGGTATGATCTGGAATGAGCATGATAAAGGTATGACTTACGAAGTAGTGCCGATTCCAGAAGATATGATGGAAGAAGCTACAGAATATCGTGAGAAATTATTAGAAGCAGTAGCTGAGTTTGATGAGTCTTTGATGGAAAAATACTTCGAAGACCCAGAGTCAATTACTGAAGATGAAATCTTAGCGGCTCTTCGTGAAGCAACTATCGCAATGAAAATCGTTCCGATGCTTTGCGGTTCTTCATTCAAAAATAAAGGTGTACAAACAATGCTTGACCTTGTGATGGCATTATTGCCTTCTCCATTGGATAAGAAAGCAATTGTTGGTACTAACCCTGATACAGGTGCTGAAGTAACTCGTCGTCCATCAGTTGAAGACCCATTTGCTGCCTTGGCGTTTAAAATCGCAACTGACCCTTACGTAGGTCGTTTGTGCTTTATCCGTGCATATTCTGGTGTATTAGAGTCAGGTTCTTATATCTTGAATAACCGTTCAGGAAACAAAGAGCGTATCTCTCGTATCTTCCAAATGCACGCTAACAAACAAAATGCAATTGAGCGTTTGGAAGCTGGTGATATCGGTGCGGTTGTAGGTTTCAAAGATATTAAGACTGGTGACTCATTGTCTGATGAGAAAAACCCAATCGTTCTTGAATCAATGGTATTCCCTGACCCAGTTATCGGTTATGCCATCGAGCCTAAGAAAACAGCTGACCAAGATAACTTCTCTAAAGCTATCACTAAGCTTATCGAAGAAGATCCAACGCTTCAAGTTGAATCTAACGAAGAAACTGGTCAAACTATCATCCGTGGTATGGGTGAGCTTCACCTTGAAATCATCATCGACCGTATGCGTCGTGAGTTTAAAGTAGAAGTAAACCAAGGTGCACCACAGGTTGCTTACAAAGAAACATTGACTAAAGGATTCGAACACCGTGAGGTTTACAAGAAACAATCGGGTGGTCGTGGTAAATTTGCCGATATCGTATTTGAAATCAGTCCACGTGAAGACGGAAAAGCTGGTTTAGAGTTCGTAAACGAAATCGTTGGTGGTGCTATTCCACGTGAATTTATCCCTGCGGTTCAAAAAGGTTTCGAACAAGCGATGTCTAACGGACCATTAGCTGGTTTCCCAGTTGACTCGATGAAAGTTCGTTTATTCCACGGTTCTTACCACGATGTTGACTCTGATTCATTGTCATTCGAGATGGCTGCACGTATGGGCTTCAAAGAGGCTGCACGTCAAGCTGGTCCGAAAATCCTTGAACCAATCATGGCAGTTGAGGTAATTACTCCAGACGAATACACTGGTCCTATCACTGGTGACTTGAACCGTCGTCGTGGTATGATGAAAGGTATGGATACAAAAGCTGGTTCGCAAGTAATCAAAGCTGATGTGCCTCTTTCAGAATTATTCGGTTATGTAACTGACCTTCGTACAATGTCATCTGGTCGTGCAACGGCTAACTTGACATTCTCTCACTACGAAATCGTACCTCAAAACATCGCAGATGGTATTGTTAAGAAAAACGCTTAA
- the pcaF gene encoding 3-oxoadipyl-CoA thiolase: MKESYIIDAIRTPIGSFGGSLSPVRADDLAAIPIKELIKRNPNIPLESIEDVILGCHNQAGEDNRNVARMALLLAGLPYTVPGETVNRLCSSGMSAVIHANRAIKADDGDVLIAGGMEHMTRGPMVMSKSSKPFGGDVQLFDSSFGWRFVNPQMHKLYGTDAMGITAENLAEMYNISREDQDLFALRSQQKAFSAQKNGILAEEIIGVEIADKKGNITVFDKDEFVKGNTTLEILAKLRPAFKKEGGTVTAGNAAGLNDGAAAMLITSEEALKKYNLTPKARIVSSAVVGVEPRIMGIGPVEATQKALQKAGLTLNDIDVIEFNEAFAAQCLAVSRNLGLADDDARINPNGGAIALGHPLGMSGTRIVQAAVNQLVRSKKRYALASMCVGVGMGYAVIIERV; this comes from the coding sequence ATGAAAGAATCATATATCATAGATGCCATACGCACACCAATCGGTAGTTTTGGTGGCAGTTTATCGCCCGTACGGGCTGATGATTTGGCGGCAATTCCAATCAAAGAATTAATCAAAAGAAACCCCAACATTCCACTCGAATCTATCGAAGATGTAATCTTGGGTTGCCATAATCAAGCAGGAGAAGATAATCGTAATGTGGCTCGAATGGCCTTACTTTTGGCTGGATTACCTTATACCGTTCCAGGCGAAACTGTTAATCGTCTGTGTTCTTCAGGAATGTCGGCAGTTATTCATGCCAATCGAGCTATCAAGGCCGATGATGGTGATGTTTTGATTGCAGGAGGAATGGAACACATGACCCGTGGACCAATGGTAATGAGTAAATCCTCAAAACCTTTCGGGGGCGATGTTCAACTTTTCGATTCGAGTTTTGGTTGGCGTTTCGTAAATCCACAAATGCACAAATTGTATGGTACTGATGCTATGGGGATAACGGCCGAAAATTTGGCAGAAATGTATAATATTAGTCGTGAAGACCAAGATTTGTTTGCTCTTCGTTCACAACAAAAAGCGTTTTCTGCTCAAAAAAATGGCATTTTAGCCGAAGAAATTATAGGGGTAGAAATAGCAGATAAAAAAGGAAATATCACGGTTTTTGATAAAGATGAATTTGTAAAAGGAAATACAACCCTCGAAATCTTAGCGAAGCTTCGTCCAGCGTTCAAAAAAGAAGGAGGAACCGTTACGGCAGGAAATGCTGCGGGTTTGAACGATGGTGCCGCTGCCATGCTCATCACTTCAGAAGAAGCTTTAAAAAAATACAATCTAACACCCAAAGCCAGAATCGTATCTTCTGCAGTAGTAGGAGTGGAGCCACGTATCATGGGAATTGGGCCAGTCGAAGCAACTCAGAAAGCTCTCCAAAAAGCAGGTTTGACCTTAAATGATATAGATGTAATTGAATTTAACGAAGCCTTTGCGGCTCAATGTTTGGCTGTTTCAAGAAATCTTGGTTTGGCCGATGATGATGCCCGAATCAATCCCAACGGTGGAGCAATTGCTCTCGGCCATCCACTCGGAATGTCAGGTACAAGAATTGTTCAAGCGGCTGTAAATCAGCTTGTTAGAAGTAAAAAGCGTTATGCTTTGGCTTCAATGTGCGTAGGTGTAGGAATGGGCTACGCCGTGATTATTGAAAGAGTGTAG
- a CDS encoding 3-oxoacid CoA-transferase yields MKQVPIVDLKTAASMVKEGDTLLQGGFGMTGNPVHLMHALAEIGTKNLTFIGNNTGEPGLGGDRLLANGQLKKVIGSFFTSNPNAVKAVQAGLVEAELLPQGTLAEALRAGGAGIGGFYTKTSAGTKIAEGRETKIIDGEEYVFIKGLRGNVAFIRAWKADTAGNLQYRMTENNFNKSMATAADLVIAEVEEIVPVGEIAPENVHTQGCYVDYLVQATLTLEDLGTSASVSTSKKVDEVRMNMARRALQELKKGDVVNLGIGIPTLVADLITEEHGIILHTENGMLGVGPVPTDGGGAMDYPVNAGKIPVTALNGSSYFDSADSFAMIRGGHIDVAIMGGLECDEAANLANWAVPGKPLLGVGGAMDLAVGAKRLIITMTHTNPDGSPKIVPSCVLPLTASGVVDMIITDLAVFAYPAGKLTLIGLMPNATLEEVKAKTSAKFEIELD; encoded by the coding sequence ATGAAGCAAGTTCCTATTGTTGACTTAAAAACCGCCGCCTCGATGGTTAAAGAGGGCGATACACTTTTGCAAGGTGGCTTTGGTATGACTGGTAATCCTGTTCATTTAATGCACGCTTTGGCCGAAATAGGTACTAAAAACCTTACATTTATAGGAAATAATACTGGCGAACCAGGCTTAGGTGGTGATAGACTTTTGGCAAACGGACAGTTAAAGAAAGTGATAGGTTCATTCTTTACCTCAAATCCCAATGCCGTGAAAGCAGTACAAGCAGGTTTGGTTGAAGCCGAATTATTACCACAAGGTACGCTTGCCGAAGCTCTTCGTGCGGGTGGAGCAGGAATTGGCGGTTTTTATACGAAGACCTCTGCAGGAACAAAGATTGCCGAAGGTAGAGAAACAAAAATAATTGATGGTGAAGAATATGTTTTTATCAAAGGTTTGAGGGGAAATGTAGCATTTATTCGTGCATGGAAAGCCGATACAGCTGGAAATCTTCAATACCGTATGACTGAAAATAACTTCAATAAATCTATGGCAACTGCCGCCGATTTGGTCATTGCCGAAGTAGAGGAGATTGTACCAGTTGGCGAAATTGCTCCCGAAAATGTGCATACCCAAGGTTGTTATGTCGATTATTTAGTACAAGCCACCCTCACGCTTGAAGATTTAGGTACGTCGGCATCGGTTTCTACTTCAAAGAAAGTCGATGAAGTTCGTATGAATATGGCCCGCAGAGCATTGCAAGAATTGAAAAAAGGCGATGTGGTGAATTTAGGAATCGGAATACCGACATTAGTAGCCGATTTAATTACCGAAGAACACGGCATTATCTTACATACCGAAAATGGTATGTTGGGTGTCGGGCCAGTCCCAACTGATGGTGGTGGAGCAATGGATTATCCGGTAAATGCAGGAAAAATACCAGTAACAGCCCTTAATGGAAGTAGCTATTTCGATAGTGCAGATTCATTCGCCATGATTCGTGGTGGGCATATTGATGTGGCTATTATGGGTGGTTTAGAATGTGATGAAGCAGCCAATTTGGCTAACTGGGCGGTTCCGGGCAAACCACTTTTAGGTGTAGGTGGGGCGATGGATTTAGCAGTAGGGGCAAAAAGGCTTATTATTACCATGACCCATACCAATCCCGATGGTTCGCCTAAAATAGTTCCGTCGTGTGTATTGCCGCTCACAGCTTCGGGAGTGGTTGATATGATTATCACTGATTTGGCAGTTTTTGCTTATCCAGCAGGTAAATTAACCCTCATCGGTCTCATGCCAAATGCAACTTTGGAAGAAGTAAAGGCTAAAACTAGTGCGAAGTTTGAGATTGAGTTAGATTAA
- a CDS encoding 4-hydroxybenzoate 3-monooxygenase → MKTIKTQVGIIGAGPAGLTLAHWLKKEGISSVIIEHRSQEYVQARVRAGLLEQNTVDIFKNLGLADRLVREGQEHHGVYLNFDGKRIRVPFGKLTNGRNITIYGQQEVVKDLTEAWVNTGETLLFEAPALELEGIDSQSPKIHFEHEGEKGIIECDFIAACDGFHGLGRKSMPKDSYKEYTVTYPFSWLGILANVAPSSEELIYAYHERGFALHSLRSEKVSRLYIQVDNDDHVDNWTDEQIWEELSIRLGTEGWELKSGPIFEKSITPMRSYFIDNMQHGRLFLAGDAAHIVPPTGGKGLNLAVADVKHLVDGFTDFYKNNSMKSLDDYSKTALKRIWRAQDFSNFMTTLFHKQAEHGSFQYQLQKAKFEYISLSEAYATTIAENYVGLPFETFED, encoded by the coding sequence ATGAAAACAATAAAAACACAAGTCGGAATTATTGGTGCTGGGCCTGCTGGGCTTACTTTGGCCCATTGGTTAAAGAAAGAAGGTATTTCGTCAGTCATTATCGAGCATCGTAGCCAAGAATACGTACAGGCTCGTGTGCGTGCTGGTTTGTTAGAACAAAATACGGTTGATATATTCAAAAACCTTGGTTTAGCCGATAGATTAGTTCGAGAAGGGCAAGAGCATCATGGTGTCTATCTGAATTTTGATGGAAAACGTATTCGTGTGCCTTTCGGAAAATTAACCAATGGACGAAATATAACTATTTATGGTCAGCAAGAAGTCGTAAAAGACTTAACCGAAGCATGGGTAAATACTGGAGAAACCTTGCTTTTTGAAGCTCCTGCTCTTGAATTAGAAGGAATTGATAGCCAAAGTCCGAAAATACATTTCGAACATGAAGGTGAAAAAGGTATCATTGAATGTGATTTTATTGCTGCTTGCGATGGCTTCCACGGACTTGGCCGTAAGTCAATGCCAAAAGATAGTTATAAAGAATATACCGTTACTTATCCGTTTAGTTGGTTAGGTATTTTGGCAAATGTCGCTCCATCTTCTGAAGAGTTGATTTATGCTTATCACGAAAGGGGGTTTGCATTGCATAGTTTACGTTCAGAAAAAGTAAGTCGTCTCTACATTCAAGTTGATAATGATGACCACGTAGATAATTGGACAGATGAACAGATTTGGGAAGAACTCTCTATTCGATTAGGAACAGAAGGTTGGGAATTGAAATCTGGTCCTATTTTCGAGAAAAGTATTACGCCGATGCGTAGTTATTTTATTGATAATATGCAACACGGACGGTTGTTTTTAGCAGGAGATGCCGCTCATATCGTACCACCAACTGGTGGAAAAGGCCTAAATTTAGCGGTGGCTGATGTAAAACATTTGGTAGATGGATTTACTGATTTTTACAAGAATAATTCGATGAAGTCCTTAGATGACTATTCAAAAACTGCCTTAAAACGTATTTGGAGAGCTCAAGATTTCTCGAATTTCATGACTACGCTTTTCCACAAGCAAGCTGAGCATGGTTCATTCCAATATCAATTACAAAAAGCAAAATTCGAGTATATTTCATTATCAGAAGCATACGCCACAACCATTGCTGAAAACTATGTGGGATTGCCTTTTGAAACATTTGAAGATTAA
- the pcaDC gene encoding bifunctional 3-oxoadipate enol-lactonase/4-carboxymuconolactone decarboxylase PcaDC, which yields MNYKIQGTPNSPVLIFSNSLGSEMMMWDELIPYLLPYFRVLQYDTRGHGSSKNDISMEGYTIELLGKDIINLMDDLNIETAYYCGLSMGGLIGQYLGLNHPNRFKKIVLSNTGAKIGNDERWNGRIETISKNGMQAIVDDTMERWFTEDFRKQNPERVAQTHAMFLRSDVQGYSNCCCAIRDADFRNQLQNLRVETLVITGDEDPVTNVEQAEFLVANIPNATLKVLHARHLAATELPQEYAKVLIDFFTGQSTFDKGMHVRRTVLGNAHVDRANSKINSFNADFQSFITNYAWGEVWTRPNLSKHNRSLITMAMLIALNRQTEFKMHVRAAFNNGVTVDEIKEVIMQSALYCGLPAANEATHAAEEVFKELGININE from the coding sequence ATGAACTACAAAATACAAGGCACTCCGAACAGCCCCGTACTGATTTTCTCAAACTCATTAGGTTCGGAAATGATGATGTGGGATGAACTAATACCCTACTTACTACCTTATTTCAGAGTCTTGCAATACGATACGCGTGGACATGGAAGTTCAAAGAATGATATCAGTATGGAGGGATATACAATCGAGCTTTTAGGAAAAGATATCATCAACCTAATGGATGACCTAAATATCGAAACTGCCTACTATTGCGGTCTTTCGATGGGTGGTTTGATTGGTCAATATCTTGGACTAAATCATCCCAATCGCTTCAAAAAGATAGTTTTGAGCAATACAGGTGCAAAAATTGGCAATGATGAGCGTTGGAATGGCCGAATCGAAACTATTTCCAAGAATGGTATGCAAGCTATTGTTGATGACACGATGGAGCGTTGGTTTACCGAAGATTTTCGCAAACAAAATCCAGAAAGAGTTGCCCAAACCCACGCCATGTTTTTACGTAGCGATGTGCAAGGATATTCAAATTGCTGTTGTGCCATTCGTGATGCCGATTTTCGAAATCAGCTTCAAAACTTGCGTGTTGAAACCTTAGTAATCACTGGCGATGAAGACCCTGTTACGAATGTTGAACAAGCTGAGTTTTTAGTAGCAAATATTCCAAATGCTACACTTAAAGTGCTTCATGCCAGACATTTAGCCGCTACCGAATTACCCCAAGAATATGCCAAAGTTTTAATTGATTTTTTTACAGGCCAGTCAACCTTTGACAAAGGGATGCACGTACGTAGAACCGTTTTAGGAAACGCTCATGTTGATCGTGCGAATAGTAAAATAAACTCTTTTAATGCTGATTTTCAATCGTTTATTACAAATTATGCTTGGGGTGAAGTTTGGACTCGACCAAATTTATCAAAGCACAATAGAAGCTTGATAACCATGGCGATGCTAATTGCTTTGAACCGTCAAACTGAATTTAAAATGCACGTAAGAGCAGCCTTCAATAATGGTGTAACGGTTGATGAAATCAAGGAGGTAATCATGCAATCTGCCTTGTATTGTGGCCTTCCTGCTGCTAATGAAGCTACTCATGCTGCCGAAGAAGTATTTAAAGAATTAGGTATAAATATTAATGAATAA
- the pcaB gene encoding 3-carboxy-cis,cis-muconate cycloisomerase, which produces MSLYSEYFYSKDINNLLSERQTIAQMLRFEGALALAQAENDIIPLQSAEIIDTCCQVDFIDIDKLKSEIKLGGNAAIPLVKQLTRIVKNNDVEASKYVHLGATSQDVVDTATVLQMQEYWYWLNDKLVILQELLTDLTKKHRETLMIGRTLLQQARPITFGLKTAGWLQSISRSKDRLKSTQKRALMLQLVGAVGSGNANISKSVQLSLANILDLKPAFSWQSNRDTLVEAASVFALLNQSLGKMAKDISLLMQTEIAEVFEGAGEGKGGSSTMPHKRNPVTCAAIIANAARVPHLVASLYSAMPQEHERSAGLWHAEWEVLSEIMLLTAGSIERAIELMESLEVDRQRMLLNLELTKGLIYAENVSLALATKIGKINAHELVEKACKSAISQQKHLKEILEEMNIDLPNLEALFKPENSIGNSLEMIDEILN; this is translated from the coding sequence ATGTCTTTATACTCCGAGTATTTTTATTCAAAGGATATAAATAACCTTCTCTCCGAACGCCAAACAATTGCCCAAATGTTGCGTTTTGAAGGAGCTTTGGCTCTTGCTCAAGCTGAGAATGATATTATTCCTTTGCAATCGGCCGAAATTATTGATACTTGTTGTCAAGTCGATTTTATAGATATTGATAAGCTCAAATCCGAAATAAAATTAGGGGGGAATGCCGCTATTCCTTTGGTAAAGCAGCTCACTCGAATCGTAAAAAATAACGATGTTGAGGCATCGAAGTATGTGCATTTAGGAGCAACTAGCCAAGATGTGGTTGATACTGCTACTGTTTTGCAAATGCAGGAATATTGGTACTGGCTCAACGATAAATTAGTAATCCTTCAAGAACTTCTTACCGACCTCACGAAAAAACATCGAGAAACATTGATGATTGGCCGAACATTATTACAACAAGCTCGACCCATTACATTTGGACTGAAAACGGCAGGTTGGCTACAAAGTATCTCACGTAGTAAAGACCGCCTAAAAAGTACACAAAAGCGGGCTTTAATGCTTCAATTAGTAGGAGCCGTAGGAAGTGGGAATGCTAATATTTCAAAGTCAGTGCAACTGAGTTTGGCCAATATATTAGATTTAAAACCTGCCTTTTCTTGGCAATCTAATCGTGATACTTTAGTTGAGGCGGCTTCGGTTTTTGCCTTACTGAATCAATCATTGGGTAAAATGGCGAAGGATATTTCATTGCTTATGCAAACCGAAATTGCAGAGGTTTTCGAAGGAGCTGGTGAGGGAAAAGGAGGGTCAAGCACGATGCCACACAAACGTAATCCTGTTACTTGTGCGGCTATTATTGCTAATGCCGCAAGGGTGCCGCATTTGGTGGCAAGTTTGTATTCGGCGATGCCTCAAGAGCATGAGCGTTCGGCTGGATTATGGCATGCTGAATGGGAGGTTTTAAGCGAAATTATGCTCCTAACTGCGGGAAGTATTGAGCGAGCTATTGAGTTAATGGAAAGTTTAGAAGTAGATAGACAGCGAATGTTACTCAATCTCGAACTTACCAAAGGTTTAATTTATGCCGAAAATGTTTCGCTGGCTTTAGCTACAAAAATAGGTAAAATTAATGCTCACGAATTGGTTGAAAAGGCCTGTAAATCAGCTATTTCGCAGCAAAAACATTTGAAAGAAATACTTGAAGAAATGAATATTGATTTACCCAATTTAGAAGCATTATTCAAACCCGAAAACTCAATTGGTAATAGTTTGGAAATGATTGATGAGATTTTGAATTAA
- the pcaG gene encoding protocatechuate 3,4-dioxygenase subunit alpha encodes MKQTPSQTVGPYFAYGLTPEQYLYDFKQLVGNQMVKTFEVENAITIIGKVFDGNGVVIPDAMIEIWQNDGEKQLFGRFGTGTDAENRFIFSTVKPKSYNGQAPYLSVIVFMRGQLIHSYTRIYFSDENELNATDEVLNLVPADRKHTLIAQQISSLQYEFNIYMQGENETVFFEV; translated from the coding sequence ATGAAACAAACTCCCTCACAAACCGTCGGGCCATATTTTGCTTATGGTCTCACGCCTGAGCAATATTTATATGATTTCAAGCAATTAGTTGGTAACCAGATGGTTAAGACTTTTGAAGTTGAAAATGCTATCACGATTATTGGTAAAGTTTTCGATGGAAATGGCGTTGTGATTCCAGATGCCATGATTGAAATTTGGCAGAATGATGGCGAAAAGCAACTTTTTGGTCGCTTTGGTACGGGAACGGATGCTGAGAATCGCTTTATTTTTAGTACTGTCAAGCCAAAATCGTACAACGGACAAGCTCCGTATTTGTCGGTAATTGTTTTCATGCGTGGTCAGTTGATTCATTCATACACGCGTATTTATTTTTCTGATGAAAATGAGCTTAACGCAACTGATGAGGTATTAAACCTTGTTCCTGCTGATAGAAAACATACACTAATTGCCCAACAAATCTCATCATTGCAATATGAATTTAATATTTATATGCAAGGCGAAAATGAAACTGTATTTTTTGAAGTATAA
- the pcaH gene encoding protocatechuate 3,4-dioxygenase subunit beta produces the protein MSNIIYNPLDLEVHPPKLFPDYKSTILRAPTKPLVVIKQSLSELTGPVFGDFNLGPLDHDLTKNSIKNGEPLGERIKVFGKVVNENGQPVPNTLIEIWQANSCGRYVHKVDQHDAPLDPNFLGAGRCMTDKDGNYKFYTIKPGAYPWGNHYNAWRPNHIHFSLFGANITNRLVTQMYFPGDPLLQYDPIFLGVPPKGRDLLISKFDLENTEESFALAYRFDFVLRGNNATPFENL, from the coding sequence ATGAGCAACATCATCTACAACCCCCTAGATTTGGAAGTTCATCCTCCAAAACTATTTCCAGATTATAAATCAACGATTCTCAGAGCTCCAACTAAGCCTTTGGTGGTTATCAAACAATCGCTTTCGGAGTTAACTGGCCCAGTTTTCGGAGATTTTAATTTAGGTCCACTCGATCATGACCTTACAAAAAATTCTATCAAAAATGGTGAACCTTTAGGCGAGAGAATCAAGGTTTTTGGTAAAGTTGTCAACGAAAACGGACAACCAGTACCAAATACACTTATCGAAATTTGGCAAGCAAATTCTTGTGGACGTTATGTGCATAAAGTTGACCAGCACGATGCTCCACTTGACCCAAATTTCTTAGGAGCAGGGCGTTGTATGACCGACAAAGACGGAAATTATAAGTTTTATACCATAAAGCCAGGGGCGTATCCGTGGGGAAATCACTATAATGCTTGGCGTCCGAATCATATACATTTTTCATTGTTTGGGGCAAATATTACAAATCGTTTGGTTACTCAAATGTATTTTCCGGGCGACCCACTTTTGCAATACGACCCGATTTTCTTGGGTGTACCACCCAAAGGCCGTGATTTGTTGATTTCTAAGTTTGATTTAGAAAACACCGAAGAAAGTTTTGCCTTAGCCTATCGCTTTGACTTTGTATTGAGAGGCAATAATGCTACCCCTTTTGAAAATTTGTAA
- a CDS encoding helix-turn-helix domain-containing protein — MKKGLVQFGGLYGDTQSVVFPNFLHHEMLETRSKIYDWEIKEHLHTELFQVFFIDEGNGILISGENELKIEGPSIILIPANTVHGFVFQPKVIGEVITFSESFLENIFKNSPKILMETMQLKILNFGKENSTFDPIIQYRKQILNELIDENPEKRNVIQLLFQLLFIQIYRFSILEKQEISVSDNRMLNYFKAFQKNIKQTITETKSVEAYAKELNITAVHLNRICQAIVKKSALQIIHEYLIAEAKKYLLNTHYSISEVSYFLNFKDPAYFTRLFKKQTGVSPSEFKKI, encoded by the coding sequence ATGAAAAAAGGATTAGTACAATTTGGGGGGCTTTACGGTGATACACAATCAGTGGTTTTTCCGAATTTTTTGCATCATGAAATGCTCGAAACTCGAAGCAAAATTTATGATTGGGAGATAAAAGAACATCTCCATACAGAACTCTTTCAAGTTTTTTTTATTGATGAAGGAAATGGAATTTTGATTTCGGGTGAAAATGAATTAAAAATTGAAGGACCAAGTATTATTCTAATTCCAGCGAATACCGTACATGGATTTGTTTTTCAGCCAAAGGTAATTGGTGAAGTCATTACTTTTTCGGAATCCTTTTTAGAGAATATCTTCAAAAATTCTCCCAAAATCTTGATGGAAACAATGCAACTTAAAATTTTAAATTTTGGTAAAGAAAACTCAACTTTCGACCCAATCATTCAATATAGAAAACAAATTTTAAATGAGTTAATTGATGAAAACCCTGAAAAACGCAATGTCATTCAACTGTTATTTCAGCTTTTATTTATTCAGATTTACCGATTCAGTATCTTAGAAAAACAAGAAATTTCGGTTTCTGATAATCGAATGCTCAATTATTTCAAGGCATTTCAGAAGAATATCAAACAAACAATCACCGAAACAAAATCCGTAGAAGCTTATGCAAAAGAATTAAATATAACGGCTGTTCATCTCAATAGAATTTGTCAGGCAATTGTCAAGAAATCGGCCTTACAAATTATTCATGAATACCTCATTGCTGAAGCAAAAAAATACCTTTTGAACACTCATTACTCTATTTCAGAAGTATCCTATTTTCTTAATTTCAAAGACCCAGCTTACTTTACACGCTTATTCAAAAAACAAACGGGCGTTTCGCCGAGTGAGTTTAAAAAGATATAA